The following coding sequences lie in one Spinacia oleracea cultivar Varoflay chromosome 1, BTI_SOV_V1, whole genome shotgun sequence genomic window:
- the LOC110789528 gene encoding vacuolar protein sorting 38-like, producing MDLGSLSSKDPHLKVIQWEDFEQELATLSSLSSALQQAQLQKLAIQRQLQTLIQVQSDSLSRKNELDEISERVEDKKLVMGNMLMQAKVVEEHAKTKEEHLGTEIKSLLISGTSLSVARKRIWESCRLLAGDKGLAQLSGLQKMLSVRQQHMVSQVAYLYPVKTLIGATQELELDSFPSGSRPGTPGDTLDENKSRNQGTLSISSVELNMLPFTQITFFTDKKQIQRSTTALGYVAHVISLTASYLHVPLRYPLRLGGSHSYIKDCAPYIDQVSSVPSSTALASATKKCLEFPLFLDGKDATRAAYAIFLLNKDIEQLLNYIGIKSLGPRHVLANLKELFRIILSPEFIESE from the exons ATGGACCTTGGAAGCTTAAGTTCTAAAGATCCCCACCTGAAAGTGATTCAATGGGAAGATTTTGAACAAGAACTTGCTACGCTATCTAGTCTTTCTTCGGCCCTCCAACAAGCTCAACTCCAGAAACTCGCTATCCAACGTCAGCTTCAAACACTAATTCAG GTACAATCTGACTCTTTGAGCAGGAAGAATGAACTTGATGAGATTTCTGAAAGAGTGGAAGATAAGAAGCTGGTTATGGGAAACATGTTAATGCAAGCAAAGGTGGTAGAAGAACATGCTAAAACAAAAGAGGAGCACTTAGGCACTGAAATCAAGTCTCTACTTATTTCAGGGACATCTCTATCTGTTGCGCGGAAAAGAATTTGG GAATCCTGTAGGTTACTTGCTGGAGATAAGGGTCTTGCTCAACTAAGTGGTCTCCAGAAGATGCTTAGTGTGAGACAACAGCACATGGTTTCTCAAGTTGCGTATCTTTATCCCGTAAAGACCTTGATTGGTGCAACTCAGGAGCTTGAACTAGATTCATTTCCGAGTGGGAGCAGACCAG GGACTCCTGGTGATACTCTAGATGAGAACAAATCAAGGAACCAAGGAACATTATCTATCTCAAGCGTGGAGTTGAATATGCTTCCTTTTACGCAAATTACTTTCTTCACTGATAAGAAGCAGATTCAGAGGTCGACAACTGCTTTGGGATATGTTGCCCAT GTTATCTCACTCACAGCTTCATACCTACATGTCCCTTTGCGTTATCCTTTGCGTTTGGGTGGTTCTCATTCATATATTAAAGATTGTGCACCGTATATTGATCAAGTATCATCAGTACCCTCCTCAACTGCCCTTGCCTCTGCAACTAAGAAGTGTTTGGAATTTCCACTATTTTTAGACGGGAAAGATGCAACCAGAGCAGCATATGCTATCTTTTTATTAAACAAG GATATAGAACAACTGTTGAATTACATTGGCATTAAAAGCTTAGGGCCTCGACATGTATTGGCTAATCTGAAGGAGCTGTTTAGAATCATTCTATCGCCAGAGTTTATAGAAAGTGAATGA
- the LOC110789527 gene encoding TORTIFOLIA1-like protein 4, whose product MASYQKQPNTHELRQKIFTSIDKLSDRATFSQASSELNYLAKTLPLDFLPTFLSCILAIDSSSKSPVRVHCISLISLLNQTHQTSLSPHLSKIIPYLLRRLRDSDSSVRNACVSTVSALSPLNYPCILDPILGSISIEQDLNAQMGCCLCLAAAIDSGVLEERENGDLRKRVLPKVLKLLKGDGFKAKGALLGVIESVVGVNDGVVINNNNNNNNNNNNNGGSLVGNVVGVVVEMLSSDDWMARKSAAQVLLKMAVVVDDDSAAEFKRFVVNSLDSRRFDKVKVTREIMNRALEAWREVSGGPEEEIALTRSNSSISKESGTRRYSYGGTETYKPKKAMEKCRSSLSEGPITTVSPSMSSSTQDSFGLETPQRKKTLSKSRSSLSDDSTITDSSSVSKSSYDVAFEAVQSKRRTFKSRSSLPLKSNDKKSSVYQNAVPPPSEVVVSEISSNFVKKASEEKGPKFSAIKSGSLVVPRGLDFDGGEVEEVGESNAESEDLSLIRKQLLQIERQQSDMVVLIQRFMGNSQSGIDSLETRVSGLERALDEISHDLAVQSGRITSNDTAGSTCCPSTEFLSPKFWRRTEGRSSSISKSPYSGSGSMANRDVSVEATQMDVYKHHEQNEGLSRESWGSVKGIGQTTQRGRNCSPRSFDSASTAACITSVVRGV is encoded by the exons ATGGCGTCTTACCAAAAACAACCAAATACCCATGAACTCAGACAAAAGATATTCACCTCCATTGATAAACTCTCAGACAGAGCCACCTTCTCTCAAGCTTCTTCTGAGCTAAATTATCTTGCTAAAACTCTCCCTTTAGATTTCCTACCAACATTTTTATCATGTATTCTCGCAATTGATTCTTCATCAAAATCCCCTGTTCGAGTTCATTGCATTAGTTTAATTTCCCTTCTAAATCAAACCCACCAAACCTCGCTTTCGCCGCATTTATCGAAGATCATTCCTTATCTATTGCGCCGTCTAAGAGACTCAGACTCCTCTGTTCGCAATGCTTGCGTTTCAACTGTTTCGGCACTCTCGCCGTTAAACTACCCTTGTATACTCGACCCCATCCTCGGGTCGATCTCAATTGAACAGGACTTGAATGCGCAGATGGGGTGTTGCCTATGCCTAGCGGCGGCCATTGATTCTGGTgttttagaggagagagaaaatggagatTTGAGGAAGAGGGTGTTGCCCAAGGTGTTGAAGTTGCTTAAAGGGGACGGGTTTAAGGCGAAAGGGGCATTGTTGGGTGTGATTGAGAGTGTTGTTGGGGTGAATGACGGAGTTgtgattaataataataataataataataataataataataataatggtgGGAGTTTGGTGGGGAATGTGGTGGGTGTTGTGGTTGAGATGTTGAGTTCTGATGATTGGATGGCTAGGAAATCTGCTGCTCAAGTTTTGCTTAAGATGGCGGTTGTCGTCGACGACGACTCTGCTGCTGAGTTTAAGCGTTTTGTTGTTAATTCCTTGGATTCCAGAAGATTTGATAAG GTTAAGGTTACCCGTGAAATAATGAACCGGGCATTGGAGGCTTGGAGGGAGGTTTCTGGTGGTCCAGAAGAAGAAATTGCTTTAACTAGATCCAATTCATCAATTTCAAAAG AGAGTGGAACAAGGAGATATTCATATGGTGGCACTGAAACATATAAACCAAAGAAAGCAATGGAAAAATGTAGGTCATCCTTGTCTGAGGGTCCAATTACAACTGTTTCCCCTTCCATGTCCTCAAGCACTCAAGATAGTTTCGGCCTTGAAACGCCGCAAAGGAAGAAAACACTCTCGAAAAGTCGATCCTCGTTGTCtgatgactcaaccattactgATTCTTCCTCGGTCTCAAAAAGTTCCTATGATGTTGCCTTTGAAGCTGTTCAGTCTAAAAGACGAACATTCAAGAGCCGGTCTTCTTTGCCATTGAAGTCCAACGATAAGAAATCAAGTGTTTATCAAAATGCAGTTCCTCCTCCATCTGAAGTGGTTGTATCAGAAATAAGCAGCAACTTTGTTAAGAAGGCCTCTGAAGAAAAGGGGCCCAAGTTTAGTGCTATCAAATCTGGGTCTCTTGTTGTGCCTCGGGGGTTGGACTTTGATGGAGGAGAAGTTGAAGAAGTTGGTGAAAGCAATGCAGAATCTGAGGACTTGTCTTTGATCAGAAAACAGCTTCTTCAGATAGAGAGACAGCAGTCCGACATGGTAGTTCTCATTCAG AGATTTATGGGGAATTCTCAAAGTGGGATCGACTCTTTGGAGACTCGAGTATCAGGACTCGAGAGAGCATTAGATGAAATCTCCCATGATTTGGCGGTTCAAAGTGGAAGAATCACTAGCAATGACACGGCTGGGAGCACATGCTGTCCTAGTACAGAATTCCTGAGCCCAAAGTTCTGGAGAAGAACAGAAGGGAGATCATCCTCTATTTCAAAATCACCTTACTCAGGATCAGGAAGTATGGCTAATAGAGATGTCAGTGTCGAAGCAACACAGATGGACGTATATAAGCATCACGAACAGAACGAAGGCTTAAGTAGGGAGTCATGGGGGAGTGTCAAAGGCATTGGCCAAACTACACAGAGAGGAAGAAACTGCAGCCCCAGAAGCTTTGATTCAGCTTCAACTGCTGCCTGTATAACTTCAGTGGTTCGGGGTGTATAA